In Streptomyces sp. SN-593, a single genomic region encodes these proteins:
- a CDS encoding GTP cyclohydrolase II, with protein sequence MTVDAGAGAAAAAIRTKVRVPLRFSDGWRTVADVFTFTGLVDGKEHLALGLGDYRGGGVPVVRPHSECMTGDVFGSERCDCGPQLRESVERIAATGGYLLYLRQEGRGIGLYAKLDAYALQDDGLDTYEANLALGRAEDERDYTAAAQMLAALGAGSVRLLSNNPDKARQLAALGVEIVERMPTAAHVSESNVSYLRAKVEHTGHTIALPA encoded by the coding sequence ATGACGGTTGACGCTGGTGCGGGGGCGGCCGCCGCCGCGATCCGTACGAAGGTGCGTGTTCCGCTCCGGTTCTCCGACGGATGGCGGACGGTCGCCGACGTGTTCACGTTCACCGGTCTGGTGGACGGCAAGGAACACCTCGCGCTGGGGCTGGGCGACTACCGCGGTGGCGGCGTGCCGGTGGTGCGTCCGCACTCGGAGTGCATGACGGGGGACGTGTTCGGTTCCGAGCGGTGCGACTGCGGACCGCAGTTGAGGGAGTCCGTGGAACGGATCGCCGCCACCGGCGGCTACCTGCTCTACCTGCGGCAGGAAGGGCGAGGCATCGGGCTGTACGCGAAGCTGGACGCCTACGCTCTCCAGGACGACGGCCTCGACACCTATGAGGCGAACCTCGCCCTCGGCCGCGCGGAGGACGAGCGCGACTACACTGCCGCCGCCCAGATGCTGGCAGCCCTCGGCGCCGGAAGTGTCAGGTTGCTGAGCAACAACCCCGACAAGGCGCGGCAGCTCGCCGCCCTGGGCGTCGAGATCGTCGAGCGGATGCCGACCGCGGCACATGTGTCGGAGTCCAACGTCAGCTACCTGCGGGCCAAGGTCGAGCACACGGGGCACACGATCGCTCTGCCGGCGTGA
- a CDS encoding putative RNA methyltransferase has product MPPTVFEYGDPRRRLLDVLRCPLCGDGLQASAGALRCGRRHTFDIARQGYVSLLTGDMRAGSADTGPMVGARDAFLGAGHYAPLARAVAEAAARRCGAGGTVLDAGAGTGYYLASVLDAAPDAVGLGLDASKFALRRAARAHPRAAAAVWDVWRDLPVRSASTDVLLNVFAPRNGPEFRRVLRPGGALVVVTPTPRHLGELRGAAGLLAVDAAKEERLARTLDAHFEVEDAGARELEYGLRLTPHEANDLVSMGPSARHVDPEDLVRRIAAMGSTVETTASFALAVYRPR; this is encoded by the coding sequence ATGCCCCCGACCGTGTTCGAGTACGGCGACCCGCGCCGCAGGCTCCTGGACGTCCTGCGCTGCCCGCTGTGCGGCGACGGGCTCCAGGCGTCGGCAGGCGCGCTTCGGTGCGGTCGGCGGCACACCTTCGACATCGCCCGCCAGGGTTACGTCAGCCTCCTGACAGGCGACATGCGTGCCGGGAGCGCGGACACCGGGCCCATGGTTGGTGCCCGAGACGCCTTCCTCGGTGCCGGCCACTACGCACCGCTGGCCCGCGCGGTGGCCGAAGCCGCCGCTCGGCGGTGCGGGGCGGGTGGCACCGTCCTGGACGCGGGGGCCGGTACCGGCTACTACCTCGCCTCCGTCCTTGATGCTGCGCCTGATGCAGTCGGGCTCGGTCTGGACGCCTCCAAGTTCGCGCTGCGGCGGGCGGCGCGTGCGCATCCGCGGGCCGCCGCCGCGGTGTGGGACGTGTGGCGCGACCTACCGGTGCGGTCGGCATCGACGGACGTCCTGCTGAACGTCTTCGCGCCGCGCAACGGCCCCGAGTTCCGGCGCGTCCTGCGGCCGGGCGGTGCACTCGTGGTCGTCACCCCGACGCCTCGGCACCTGGGCGAGCTGCGTGGTGCCGCCGGCCTCCTGGCGGTCGATGCGGCGAAGGAGGAGCGACTCGCGCGCACGCTGGACGCCCACTTCGAGGTCGAGGACGCCGGCGCTCGGGAACTGGAGTATGGCCTGCGACTGACACCCCATGAGGCGAACGACCTCGTCTCCATGGGGCCTTCCGCCCGCCACGTGGACCCTGAAGATCTGGTGCGACGCATCGCCGCCATGGGCAGCACGGTCGAGACCACCGCGTCCTTCGCACTGGCGGTGTACCGGCCGAGGTGA
- a CDS encoding MMPL family transporter gives MATFLYKLGRFSFRQRRYVVLLWVALLALAGVGAATARSAPADNFTVPGTEAQQAFDLLHERFPGTNADGASARMVFQAPNGQKITAGPNKAAVEKVVADLRQSPQKATVADPFTAGAVSKDGTTAYASVSYVAKSTAITDATHTAIKDAAQHGRDAGLTVETGGTALEASPETGNSEVIGIGIAAVVLLITFSSLVAAGLPLLTAIMGVGVGIASITALATTLGLSSTSSTLASMIGLAVGIDYALFIVSRHRHELMEGRDGEDAAGRAVGTAGSAVVFAGLTVLIALAGLAVVNIPMLTKMGLAAAATVALAVLIALTLIPALLGFAGTKVLTRKVRKGRAGSSDKPNMGTRWARLVVRRRVPFLVAAVVALGLAAIPMSRMELGLPDDGSQPVSTTQRRAYDMLSDGFGPGFNGPLTVVVDAAQSKQPKSAAQEIKQTIAGFADVKTVTAPAFNPKGDTATLTVVPASKPSSTQTEDLVHTIRGHAGDFTASTGAKVLVTGTTAMNIDVSQRLNDALVPYLALVVGLAFLLLMVVFRSVLVPLKAALGFLLSVLAALGAVVAVFQWGWLSGLIGVQQTGPIMSMMPIFMVGVVFGLAMDYEVFLVTRMREAYVHGESPRQAVVTGFTHGARVVSAAAVIMISVFAGFIGSSESMIKMMGFGLAIAVAFDAFVVRMTIVPAVLALLGRWAWWLPGWLERALPNVDVEGEQLRKSLAERPTRVASSDDEDLEGVRV, from the coding sequence ATGGCCACATTCCTCTACAAGCTGGGCCGGTTCTCCTTCCGGCAGCGGCGCTACGTCGTCCTGTTGTGGGTGGCGCTGCTCGCACTCGCGGGCGTCGGCGCCGCGACCGCGCGGTCGGCGCCGGCCGACAACTTCACCGTCCCGGGTACCGAGGCGCAGCAGGCGTTCGACCTGCTCCACGAGCGCTTTCCCGGCACCAACGCCGACGGCGCGTCCGCGCGGATGGTCTTCCAGGCACCCAACGGCCAGAAGATCACCGCGGGGCCGAACAAGGCGGCTGTCGAGAAGGTCGTCGCGGATCTGAGGCAGAGCCCGCAGAAGGCGACGGTCGCGGACCCGTTCACCGCGGGCGCTGTCAGCAAGGACGGCACCACCGCGTACGCGTCTGTCAGTTATGTCGCCAAGTCGACAGCAATCACCGATGCCACCCACACGGCGATCAAGGACGCGGCGCAGCACGGCCGCGATGCCGGGCTGACCGTCGAGACCGGCGGCACCGCGCTCGAGGCGTCACCGGAGACGGGCAACAGCGAGGTCATAGGCATCGGCATAGCGGCGGTCGTGCTTCTGATCACGTTCAGTTCACTGGTCGCCGCAGGGCTGCCGCTTCTGACGGCGATCATGGGTGTCGGGGTCGGCATCGCGTCCATCACAGCCCTGGCGACCACCCTCGGCCTGTCGAGCACCTCGTCCACGCTCGCGTCGATGATCGGGCTGGCGGTCGGAATCGACTACGCGCTGTTCATCGTCTCGCGCCACCGGCATGAGCTCATGGAGGGGCGGGACGGAGAGGACGCGGCCGGCCGGGCGGTCGGCACGGCTGGTTCCGCCGTGGTGTTCGCCGGTCTCACTGTGCTGATCGCGCTGGCGGGCCTGGCGGTGGTCAACATCCCGATGCTCACCAAGATGGGTCTGGCGGCGGCCGCGACGGTGGCGCTCGCGGTGTTGATCGCGCTCACCCTCATCCCCGCCCTGCTCGGTTTCGCCGGCACCAAGGTGCTCACCCGCAAGGTGCGCAAGGGGCGGGCCGGTTCGTCGGACAAGCCGAACATGGGCACGCGCTGGGCGCGGCTGGTCGTACGGAGGCGGGTGCCGTTCCTGGTCGCCGCGGTGGTGGCGCTGGGCCTCGCGGCCATCCCGATGAGCCGGATGGAGCTGGGGCTGCCGGACGACGGTTCGCAGCCGGTGAGCACCACCCAGCGCAGGGCGTACGACATGCTGTCGGACGGCTTCGGGCCGGGCTTCAACGGACCGCTGACGGTGGTCGTCGATGCGGCGCAAAGCAAGCAGCCCAAGTCCGCCGCCCAGGAGATCAAGCAGACCATCGCGGGCTTCGCCGACGTCAAGACGGTCACGGCGCCAGCGTTCAACCCGAAGGGGGACACGGCGACGCTCACCGTGGTGCCCGCGTCCAAGCCGAGCAGCACGCAGACCGAGGACCTGGTGCACACCATCCGCGGCCATGCGGGTGACTTCACCGCCTCCACGGGCGCGAAGGTGCTCGTCACCGGCACCACCGCGATGAACATCGACGTCTCGCAGCGGCTGAACGACGCCCTGGTGCCCTACCTGGCACTCGTCGTGGGATTGGCGTTCCTGCTGCTGATGGTGGTGTTCCGGTCGGTGCTGGTGCCGTTGAAGGCGGCGCTCGGCTTCCTGTTGTCGGTGCTCGCCGCGCTCGGCGCCGTGGTGGCCGTCTTCCAGTGGGGTTGGCTGTCCGGCCTCATCGGTGTCCAGCAGACCGGTCCGATCATGAGCATGATGCCGATCTTCATGGTCGGCGTGGTCTTCGGACTGGCCATGGACTACGAGGTGTTCCTGGTCACCCGGATGCGCGAGGCGTACGTGCACGGTGAGTCGCCGCGCCAAGCGGTCGTCACCGGGTTCACCCATGGTGCGCGGGTGGTGTCGGCGGCCGCGGTCATCATGATCAGTGTGTTCGCCGGATTCATCGGATCGTCGGAATCGATGATCAAGATGATGGGCTTCGGGCTCGCGATCGCGGTGGCGTTCGACGCGTTCGTCGTGAGGATGACGATCGTGCCCGCGGTGCTCGCTCTGCTCGGCCGGTGGGCATGGTGGCTGCCGGGCTGGCTGGAGCGTGCACTGCCCAACGTCGATGTGGAGGGGGAGCAGTTGCGCAAGAGCCTTGCCGAGCGCCCGACTCGCGTCGCCTCCTCGGACGACGAGGATCTGGAGGGCGTGCGCGTCTGA
- a CDS encoding TetR/AcrR family transcriptional regulator: MSPEAGTSTRRSRLTPEREQELYQAVVDLLREVGYEALTMDAVAARTRSSKATLYRQWKGKPELVATALRQCKPVSLADIDTGSLAGDLHELVRLHDEGEVKRDQELMRGLSHAAFQNIELFRALRELLIEPELASFAELVQRAVDRGELDENNPARDFVPHMLFGGALTRPIIEGVDPDPEYSHRYIDAVVVPALGLS, from the coding sequence ATGTCGCCGGAAGCCGGCACCTCTACGCGGCGCAGCCGCTTGACTCCCGAACGTGAGCAGGAGCTGTACCAGGCCGTGGTCGACCTGCTGCGCGAGGTCGGTTACGAGGCGCTGACCATGGACGCCGTCGCGGCCCGGACCCGTTCCAGCAAAGCCACCCTCTACCGCCAGTGGAAGGGCAAACCCGAACTGGTCGCCACGGCGCTTCGGCAGTGCAAGCCGGTGTCCCTCGCGGACATCGACACGGGTTCCCTCGCGGGTGACCTCCACGAACTCGTGCGGCTGCACGACGAGGGGGAAGTCAAGCGCGACCAGGAACTGATGCGCGGGCTGTCGCACGCGGCGTTCCAGAACATCGAGCTGTTCCGCGCCCTGCGCGAGCTGCTCATCGAACCGGAACTGGCCAGCTTCGCCGAACTGGTGCAGCGCGCGGTCGACCGCGGCGAGCTGGACGAGAACAACCCGGCCCGCGACTTCGTGCCGCACATGCTGTTCGGGGGAGCGCTGACGCGCCCGATCATCGAAGGCGTCGACCCCGACCCGGAGTACAGCCACAGATACATCGACGCGGTGGTCGTCCCCGCGCTCGGCCTGTCCTGA